One Branchiostoma floridae strain S238N-H82 chromosome 15, Bfl_VNyyK, whole genome shotgun sequence DNA window includes the following coding sequences:
- the LOC118432093 gene encoding uncharacterized protein LOC118432093: MKSLASCGLTSMLLTACAVFLMATCVYGETVKARRLEAQDCSAEAGRVRNMRRLRRGTETEVSRTRSQISRLISRLKMAETKMAALRHRMSRAEKSYISCASEVMGVGKRRQPPPDKPLNDGMYHQVFDDGVVIPWYHR; the protein is encoded by the exons ATGAAGAGCCTAGCATCTTGTGGACTGACTTCCATGCTGCTGACCGCATGTGCAGTGTTTCTGATGGCAACGTGCGTGTATGGGGAG ACTGTTAAAGCGCGCCGCCTAGAGGCTCAAGACTGTTCTGCAGAAGCGGGACGCGTTCGGAACATGCGCAGATTGAGGAGGGGTACAGAAACAGAG GTATCGAGGACACGTTCCCAGATCAGTCGGCTCATCAGTCGACTCAAAATGGCggaaaccaagatggcggcgctgCGACACAGAATGAGCCGTGCCGAGAAGAGCTACATCTCCTGCGCTTCTGAG gTAATGGGGGTCGGCAAGAGACGACAACCCCCTCCGGACAAACCGCTGAACGACGGAATGTACCACCAAGTTTTTGACGATGGAGTTGTCATCCCCTGGTATCATCGCTAG